One genomic window of Anguilla anguilla isolate fAngAng1 chromosome 13, fAngAng1.pri, whole genome shotgun sequence includes the following:
- the LOC118211021 gene encoding protein B4 has product MPPKKTASFEVPDPGQPSTDVSKKGVKNSEKLKLDVAGESSKVAVTRKVSTHPSTMEMVKEALKALDTRKGLSAQAIRGYILEKYPSVDAVRLKYMLRKALTKGLEVGTLVRPANSTGNGAQGRFRLAVRGKTKEPKGTENSDPNVEKSKVETKSKGTGSKKTKPVPKKLKDEDSGSTEALASKVAPAKKPKAAKEGAKKAAAKTKVATVPKARNAKSLANQLEGEGEAAAKKPGKRGKNAQ; this is encoded by the exons ATGCCTCCCAAAAAAACCGCCTCGTTTGAAGTGCCTGATCCAGGGCAACCTTCGACTGACGTTTCCAAGAAAGGAGTGAAGAACTCAGAAAAGCTTAAATTGG aTGTTGCTGGTGAGTCGAGCAAAGTGGCAGTGACCCGGAAAGTATCAACTCATCCATCGACGATGGAAATGGTCAAAGAGGCGCTTAAAGCGCTTGATACCAGGAAGGGGCTGTCCGCACAAGCAATCCGTGGGTATATTTTAGAGAAGTATCCGTCGGTGGACGCGGTCAGGCTGAAGTATATGCTGCGCAAGGCGTTAACTAAAGGACTCGAGGTCGGGACTCTGGTGAGGCCTGCGAATTCCACTGGAAATGGCGCACAGGGGAGATTTCGA cTTGCAGTTCGGGGCAAAACTAAAGAGCCAAAAGGGACTGAGAATTCTGATCCTAATGTGGAGAAATCAAAAGTGGAGACTAAGTCCAAGGGAACAG GATCCAAGAAGACAAAACCTGTGCCCAAAAAGCTTAAGGATGAG GACTCTGGTTCCACAGAGGCTCTCGCCTCTAAAGTGGCTCCTGCCAAGAAGCCGAAGGCAGCCAAGGAAGGTGCCAAGAAAGCCGCGGCAAAGACTAAAGTGGCGACTGTGCCAAAGGCACGCAATGCCAAATCTCTGGCCAACCAGCTGGAGGGAGAAGGTGAAGCTGCTGCTAAAAAGCCTGGTAAACGAGGGAAGAATGCACAGTGA